Proteins from a single region of Drosophila biarmipes strain raj3 chromosome 3R, RU_DBia_V1.1, whole genome shotgun sequence:
- the LOC108031595 gene encoding carbonic anhydrase 2 isoform X1, which produces MGKPRAENPQILCSAALGWANEWGYPDLDNNQDEPFPKWGGLCDSGKKQSPINLHVKGALKGEFDPLKFENYDEHQKNLQMVNNGHSIQLSGFDHELTLSGGALVSDFVVEQIHMHWWSEHTINDIRYPLEVHIVHRNTIYPNMTMAANFKDGIVVIGVLYHVSNTPNEAIGSIIKSLGAVKSYDSMNKPVLVADSLAVDDLVPSVESYFTYAGSLTTPTCAEAVTWIVLTETFPVTLDQVNEFKEIEYEEGKQLHNNYRELQSENNRAVVLVKQPEDRSGAAGLTASVSLTLMLILAGQKLLL; this is translated from the exons TACTCTGCTCTGCGGCCCTCGGCTGGGCCAACGAATGGGGCTACCCGGACTTGGACAACAACCAGGATGAGC CCTTTCCGAAATGGGGCGGTCTTTGCGATAGCGGAAAGAAGCAGAGCCCCATAAACCTGCATGTCAAGGGGGCCTTGAAGGGCGAGTTTGATCCCCTGAAGTTCGAGAACTACGACGAGCACCAGAAAAATCTGCAAATGGTCAACAATGGACATTCAA TTCAGCTATCTGGCTTCGATCACGAACTGACCCTGAGTGGCGGCGCCCTGGTCAGCGATTTCGTGGTGGAGCAGATCCACATGCACTGGTGGTCGGAGCACACCATCAACGACATCCGGTATCCGCTGGAAGTGCACATCGTGCACCGGAACACCATCTACCCCAACATGACGATGGCGGCCAACTTCAAGGACGGCATTGTGGTCATCGGAGTGCTGTACCATGTGTCCAACACGCCCAACGAGGCCATCGGCAGCATCATCAAGAGTCTGGGGGCCGTGAAGAGCTACGATAGCATGAACAAGCCTGTCCTGGTGGCAGACTCCCTGGCCGTCGACGACCTGGTGCCCAGTGTGGAGAGCTACTTCACCTACGCCGGCTCCCTGACCACGCCCACCTGCGCCGAGGCCGTCACCTGGATCGTGCTCACCGAGACCTTCCCCGTCACCCTGGACCAGGTCAACGAGTTCAAGGAGATCGAGTACGAGGAGGGCAAGCAGCTGCACAACAACTACAGGGAGCTCCAGAGCGAGAACAACCGGGCTGTGGTGCTCGTGAAGCAGCCGGAGGACCGATCGGGGGCCGCGGGACTCACGGCGTCCGTATCCCTGACCCTCATGCTCATCCTGGCGGGCCAGAAGCTCCTGCTGTAG
- the LOC108031595 gene encoding carbonic anhydrase 2 isoform X2: protein MHFTSLSFIVLCSAALGWANEWGYPDLDNNQDEPFPKWGGLCDSGKKQSPINLHVKGALKGEFDPLKFENYDEHQKNLQMVNNGHSIQLSGFDHELTLSGGALVSDFVVEQIHMHWWSEHTINDIRYPLEVHIVHRNTIYPNMTMAANFKDGIVVIGVLYHVSNTPNEAIGSIIKSLGAVKSYDSMNKPVLVADSLAVDDLVPSVESYFTYAGSLTTPTCAEAVTWIVLTETFPVTLDQVNEFKEIEYEEGKQLHNNYRELQSENNRAVVLVKQPEDRSGAAGLTASVSLTLMLILAGQKLLL, encoded by the exons atgcatttcacCAGCCTCTCCTTCATAG TACTCTGCTCTGCGGCCCTCGGCTGGGCCAACGAATGGGGCTACCCGGACTTGGACAACAACCAGGATGAGC CCTTTCCGAAATGGGGCGGTCTTTGCGATAGCGGAAAGAAGCAGAGCCCCATAAACCTGCATGTCAAGGGGGCCTTGAAGGGCGAGTTTGATCCCCTGAAGTTCGAGAACTACGACGAGCACCAGAAAAATCTGCAAATGGTCAACAATGGACATTCAA TTCAGCTATCTGGCTTCGATCACGAACTGACCCTGAGTGGCGGCGCCCTGGTCAGCGATTTCGTGGTGGAGCAGATCCACATGCACTGGTGGTCGGAGCACACCATCAACGACATCCGGTATCCGCTGGAAGTGCACATCGTGCACCGGAACACCATCTACCCCAACATGACGATGGCGGCCAACTTCAAGGACGGCATTGTGGTCATCGGAGTGCTGTACCATGTGTCCAACACGCCCAACGAGGCCATCGGCAGCATCATCAAGAGTCTGGGGGCCGTGAAGAGCTACGATAGCATGAACAAGCCTGTCCTGGTGGCAGACTCCCTGGCCGTCGACGACCTGGTGCCCAGTGTGGAGAGCTACTTCACCTACGCCGGCTCCCTGACCACGCCCACCTGCGCCGAGGCCGTCACCTGGATCGTGCTCACCGAGACCTTCCCCGTCACCCTGGACCAGGTCAACGAGTTCAAGGAGATCGAGTACGAGGAGGGCAAGCAGCTGCACAACAACTACAGGGAGCTCCAGAGCGAGAACAACCGGGCTGTGGTGCTCGTGAAGCAGCCGGAGGACCGATCGGGGGCCGCGGGACTCACGGCGTCCGTATCCCTGACCCTCATGCTCATCCTGGCGGGCCAGAAGCTCCTGCTGTAG
- the LOC108031172 gene encoding gamma-soluble NSF attachment protein isoform X2 yields MSTPKLAIDCYMNNKSWFHAAKSWGQVVLLAKETDALAEVEEYANKACNLYQQHGSPEAAAASMDKAAKMTESKHPDLALGFYKRALAVVLTGDSTHQATEFASKVSRILVKLKKFEEASKALKKEISLNLQTKSYGLVGRLVVALVLVQLALEDFVDAKKTFKKWGNRCDPQEVKTLQALLQAYDDEDPELAAKMLASPFIRHMDVEYALLSKNIPLPRGVQPEK; encoded by the coding sequence GCCATCGACTGTTACATGAACAACAAGTCGTGGTTCCATGCGGCCAAGTCGTGGGGGCAGGTGGTCCTGCTGGCCAAAGAAACCGATGCTCTGGCCGAAGTTGAGGAGTATGCCAACAAGGCTTGCAATCTCTACCAGCAACACGGTTCCCCAGAAGCAGCAGCCGCCTCCATGGACAAGGCCGCCAAGATGACGGAGTCGAAGCACCCCGACCTGGCCCTGGGCTTCTATAAACGGGCCCTGGCCGTCGTCTTGACTGGGGACTCCACCCACCAGGCAACCGAGTTCGCCTCAAAGGTCTCCAGAATACTGGTCAAACTAAAGAAGTTCGAGGAGGCCAGTAAAGCCTTGAAAAAGGAGATTAGCCTGAATCTGCAAACGAAATCATACGGACTAGTTGGCCGCCTGGTCGTTGCTTTGGTACTAGTGCAGTTGGCACTCGAGGACTTTGTTGATGCCAAAAAGACCTTCAAGAAATGGGGAAACCGTTGTGATCCCCAAGAGGTCAAAACCTTGCAAGCACTTCTGCAAGCTTACGACGATGAGGACCCTGAACTGGCTGCCAAAATGCTGGCATCTCCATTTATCAGACATATGGATGTGGAGTATGCACTTTTATCCAAAAACATTCCCTTACCCAGAGGAGTTCAGCCAGAGAAATAA